The following proteins come from a genomic window of Malus domestica chromosome 02, GDT2T_hap1:
- the LOC103410694 gene encoding SAC3 family protein C: MERRGRGRNVSSSQSTRGRSNRFVSKPTSAATPKSSSGGATGTEKAQKDAVDNHSDVPAIVGTCPLMCPEGERAQRERLRDLAVFERLHGNPRQSSPDLAVKKFFRTTSNKQVEASDVRPLPVLEDTLNYLLNLFDSREYPFEVVHDFLFDRTRSIRQDLSMQNVVNDKVIHMYEKMVKFHIISLRKLRGCRSQNTSSTHYLNMEQLAKTLTSLFDLYEAHRHSNSTYENEAEFCSFYVLLHLGPNSQPMGESLSWWFSHLPSLLIKSKEMCFSRKILRFFRMGNYKRFLSTIAAEASYLQYCILEPYINQVRALAVLCINNGGYRLHPYPLAHLSKLLMMTESDLESLCRACGLDICTDEDGCNLLPTKQTTFCHPKDGFQSYRVLGLEEFER; the protein is encoded by the exons aTGGAGAGGCGAGGGCGTGGTCGAAACGTTTCTTCTTCCCAATCCACGCGTGGCCGCTCGAACAGGTTCGTTTCGAAACCCACCTCCGCCGCAACTCCCAAATCCTCGAGCGGAGGCGCAACTGGTACTGAGAAAGCACAAAAAGACGCCGTAGATAACCATTCCGACGTTCCCGCCATAGTGGGCACTTGCCCTTTGATGTGCCCGGAAGGAGAGAGGGCGCAGCGTGAGCGGCTTCGTGATTTAGCAGTGTTTGAGAGGCTCCATGGAAATCCAAGGCAATCATCTCCGGACCTCGCTGTTAAAAAA TTTTTCAGAACTACGTCTAACAAACAAGTTGAAGCATCGGATGTTCGGCCGCTCCCTGTGTTGGAAGACACCTTAAATTACCTTTTAAACTTGTTTGATTCTAGAGAATATCCTTTTGAAGTGGTTCATGACTTCCTCTTTGATCGAACAAGGTCGATAAGACAGGATCTTAGCATGCAGAATGTTGTCAACGATAAGGTCATCCACATGTATGAGAAAATG GTAAAATTTCATATCATATCCCTACGCAAGCTTCGAGGTTGTCGCAGTCAAAATACTTCTTCAACCCATTACCTCAACATGGAACAGCTTGCAAAGACTTTGACATCTCTATTTGATCTGTATGAAGCACATAGGCATTCCAATTCTACATATGAAAACGAAGCTGAGTTTTGTTCGTTTTATGTGCTGCTTCATCTTGGTCCTAACAGCCAACCGATG GGAGAGTCCCTTTCATGGTGGTTTTCTCACTTGCCTTCTTTGTTAATCAAATCGAAGGAAATGTGCTTTTCCCGAAAGATTTTACG ATTTTTCCGGATGGGCAACTATAAGCGTTTCTTAAGCACTATAGCAGCTGAGGCATCTTATCTTCAATACTGCATTCTCGAGCCTTATATCAATCAG GTTCGAGCGCTAGCTGTCTTGTGTATAAATAATGGTGGATACAGGCTTCATCCGTATCCGCTGGCACACTTGTCTAAGCTCTTGATGATGACG GAATCAGATTTGGAGTCTCTTTGTAGAGCTTGTGGTCTTGATATTTGCACAGATGAAGATGGATGTAATTTGTTACCCACTAAGCAAACCACCTTCTGTCATCCAAAGGATGGATTTCAAAGCTACAGAGTTTTGGGTCTGGAAGAATTCGAGAG GTAA
- the LOC103407322 gene encoding probable anion transporter 5 — MRTMKFPKRYLVVILTFICTSVCYIERVGFSIAYTFAADAAGVNQASKGTILSTFYYGYACSQVPGGWAAQKIGGRKVLLLSFVLWSATCALVPLDPNRVFVMVIARLLVGVAQGFIFPSIHTVLAQWVPPHERSRSVSLTTSGMYLGAAAGMLFLPSLVKYRGPQDVFLAEAALGAMWSLLWFKYASDPPRSEHPKATAAGFGESMLPINGSHKLKIENGGSSIRSAKIPWKRILLSLPVWAIVVNNFTFHYALYVLMNWLPTYFELGLQLSLQEMGSSKMLPYLNMFIFSNIGGVVADHLVTKRILSVTRTRKLLNTIGFIVASLALMAIPIFRTSSGAVLCSSVALGFLALGRAGFAVNHMDIAPRYAGIVMGVSNTAGTLAGIIGVDLTGKLLEAARSVDSSLSSPESWRLVFFIPGLLCIFSSLVFLLFSTGERIFD; from the coding sequence ATGAGGACGATGAAATTTCCAAAGCGTTATTTAGTCGTCATATTGACCTTCATCTGCACATCTGTTTGCTATATAGAACGTGTCGGGTTTTCAATTGCATACACTTTTGCTGCTGATGCTGCTGGGGTAAATCAAGCAAGTAAAGGCACAATTCTTTCTACATTCTATTATGGCTATGCTTGTTCACAGGTGCCTGGAGGCTGGGCAGCCCAGAAAATTGGGGGAAGGAAGGTTCTTCTCCTTTCATTTGTATTATGGTCAGCTACTTGTGCATTGGTCCCTTTGGACCCCAATCGAGTCTTTGTCATGGTAATTGCTCGGCTGCTTGTTGGTGTCGCACAAGGTTTTATATTCCCCTCAATCCACACAGTTCTAGCACAGTGGGTTCCACCGCATGAAAGATCCAGATCTGTTTCTCTTACGACTTCTGGTATGTACCTAGGTGCCGCTGCAGGAATGCTTTTTCTTCCGAGCCTTGTAAAGTATAGAGGCCCGCAGGATGTCTTTCTTGCTGAGGCAGCACTAGGTGCCATGTGGTCTTTGCTTTGGTTCAAGTATGCCAGCGACCCACCTCGCTCAGAACATCCAAAAGCCACAGCTGCTGGTTTTGGGGAGTCAATGTTGCCAATCAATGGAAGTCATAAATTGAAAATAGAGAATGGAGGAAGTTCCATCAGATCTGCGAAAATCCCATGGAAGAGAATTTTACTCAGTTTGCCAGTTTGGGCAATTGTGGTTAATAATTTCACATTTCACTACGCTTTGTATGTGTTAATGAACTGGCTGCCGACATACTTTGAATTGGGCCTCCAGCTTAGCCTTCAGGAAATGGGTTCTTCTAAGATGTTGCCGTATCTCAACATGTTTATTTTCTCAAACATAGGTGGGGTGGTTGCTGATCACTTGGTCACAAAGAGAATCTTGTCTGTTACTAGAACGCGGAAGCTCTTGAACACCATAGGGTTCATAGTTGCTTCTCTTGCACTGATGGCAATTCCCATCTTCAGAACGTCTAGTGGAGCTGTCCTCTGCTCTTCTGTTGCTCTGGGTTTCTTGGCACTTGGGAGAGCTGGTTTTGCAGTGAACCACATGGATATTGCCCCGAGATATGCAGGCATTGTGATGGGAGTTTCCAACACTGCTGGTACGTTAGCCGGCATTATTGGAGTTGATCTGACCGGCAAACTTCTTGAAGCCGCAAGAAGTGTTGATTCAAGTCTTTCGAGTCCAGAGAGCTGGAGATTGGTGTTCTTTATCCCGGGTTTGCTCTGCATTTTCAGTTCTCTAGTATTTTTACTGTTCTCGACGGGGGAGAGAATTTTTGACTGA
- the LOC103410705 gene encoding palmitoyl-monogalactosyldiacylglycerol delta-7 desaturase, chloroplastic-like produces the protein MAPSHFMMRRVEFIGRQWNLFDITTLIVVLLFHILSLLAPFYFNWGAFWLFVALYFLTGLGVTLGYHRSLAHRSFKLPRWLEYFFAYCGVLALQGNPIEWVSTHRYHHQFTDTKKDPHSPLMGFWFSHIGWVVNNSFRFESYERRLKNVEDLKRQPYYRFLHRTYLLHSVVLGVLLYVTGGLPFLVWGMGVRTVVLYHVTFSVNSICHTWGSQVWDTGDLSRNNLLVALPTLGEGWHNNHHAFDYSARQGLEWWQVDITWYVITILQVAGLATDVKTPTETQKKRKALHKQIIERNN, from the exons ATGGCGCCTTCCCATTTTATGATGCGGCGGGTAGAATTTATTGGGAGGCAGTGGAACTTGTTCGACATAACCACTTTGATTGTCGTTCTGCTTTTCCATATCCTTTCTCTTCTAGCGCCATTTTATTTCAACTGGGGTGCATTTTGGTTGTTCGTGGCACTATATTTTTTGACAGGTCTAGGAGTAACCCTAGGGTACCATAGGAGCCTTGCGCACCGGAGTTTTAAGCTTCCCAGATGGCTCGAATACTTTTTTGCCTATTGTGGTGTTTTGGCACTTCAG GGAAATCCAATTGAATGGGTGAGCACACATAGATACCACCACCAGTTTACAGACACAAAGAAAGACCCGCATAGCCCACTTATGGGGTTCTGGTTTAGTCACATTGGTTGGGTCGTCAATAACAGCTTTCGGTTTGAAAGT TATGAAAGACGACTAAAGaatgttgaagatttaaaaAGGCAGCCGTACTATAGGTTTCTTCATCGTACGTATCTTCTTCACTCGGTTGTTCTTGGAGTTCTACTGTATGTCACGGGAGGACTACCCTTTCTGGTTTGGGGAATG GGTGTGAGGACGGTAGTACTTTACCACGTTACTTTCTCAGTAAATTCTATTTGCCACACATGGGGAAGCCAAGTATGGGATACCGGTGATTTGTCTAGAAACAactt GTTGGTGGCATTGCCGACCCTTGGAGAAGGCTGGCACAATAACCACCATGCTTTTGACTACTCAGCTCGGCAAGGCCTGGAATGGTGGCAGGTTGATATTACATGGTATGTAATAACAATTCTTCAAGTTGCTGGTTTGGCCACCGACGTGAAAACCCCAActgaaactcaaaagaaaaggaaagcttTACACAAACAAATCATTGAGAGAAACAATTAA